GCCTTAGAAAAATCCAGTACACGCAACATCAATGATATTATGATGCTGGAGAAAGCCGCGCAGTACGGCATATTGGCCCACGATATTATGGCCCAAATTTCAAAGGAAGAAGATATCCACAAGCTGGTACGCCAGCTGATTCAGGAAGGGATCCTCTCCAAGGAAGAAGAGCCTTTTCTCATGCAGGAAATCAATCAGATCTGGCAGCACCCCATGATCAATAAATGGCTCACAGGAAACTATAAAATCTGGAACGAAGCGAGCATCATTACCGCCAAAGGAGAGACCATTCGTCCTGATAAAGTCTTCACTTCCAAAGAGGAAACAATTGTACTGGATTTTAAATTCACACAGACAGATTATATCGGACACAAATATCAAGTCGACAATTATAAAAAGAATTTGGAGAACCTGGGCTACAGCAACGTTAAAGCCTATCTCTACTATGCGAAATCAAATCAATTAACTGAAGTAAAATAATAGCACGATGCAAACAGCCTTTCTAAAATTAGTAGCAGCAGACATTCAAAAGCGTTTTGGAAACGACCTGAGTGAAATAGCCATCGTGTTTAATAATAAACGGCCAATTACCTATCTCAAAAAACATCTTTCTGAAGTGTACGGACAGGCCATTTGGTCGCCACAATTCTTTACGATCCAAGAATTTCTTAGGCTTTCGACCGACGATACCGAAGCCAGTCCTTTAACCCAATTTTTCCACCTGTTTAATATTCATAATGAGTTATTGGTAGCTGAAGGCAAACTGCCAGAAACGCTGGAAGAATTTTATCCGATTGCCGAAATTATATTGAGCGACTTCGGCCAACTGGATTACGATCTCGTCCCCATCGAGCAGATTTACTTAGAACTTTATGACAATACCAAAATCGACCTTGCTTTTCAACATCTCACACAAGAGCAGCAAGGGTTTATCCGTCAATTTTGGCAGTCCTTTTCTATTGCGGGACATAGTGGAGTACAAGAGCGTTTTCTCCAACTTTGGAAAAGACTGCCCATATTATATGATCGATTCAAAGAAAAGCTTAAAACAGAAGGCCAAACGAACTATCCGACAGTCTACCGTGATCTGGTTGAAGGTAAGGCCACAAATCAGCAGTTTGCATCTTCCTTCCAGCACATCCTTTTTGTCGGCTTCAATGCACTGAATAAGGCCGAAACAAAATTATTTAGACAATGGCAGGATGAAGGCCGTGCATTATTCTACTTTGATGCCGATGCTTATTACCTCGAAGACACGATGCAAGAGGCCGGCCTTTTTATTCGACGTAATATTTTTCAAACAGGTTTGGTCAACGCTTTAGGCGATAGCCCGAATATTATTGGCAATAGGACCTCAACCGTAAATCTATATGCCAGTACCGGAAAGATCAGCCAAACAAAATTGCTGTATGACATTCTCGAACGCAATAATAAAATGGAACAAACATCCGCCATTCTCCTAGCGGATGAAAACCTACTTGTCCCTTTGCTGCAAAGTCTACCCGAGGTCAAACCCAATATCACAACAGGATATCCCTTGACACAGTCTCCTATTTACGGAATACTAGACCTATGGCTGGAAGTTCATTTGGAGATATCCCAGTTCAAGAAACGGAAGATTCCTTATCAGATAATTGAAACCTTCATCAACCATCCGCTCAGTATGGTTTCTTTAGCCGACAAACTTCAGATTCAGAAAGAGATTGCCGATAAACAGCTCTTTGAGATCGCATTGGAGGAACTTCATATCAAAAGCTCTTTGCCTCAATTTTTTGTACCGATTGAAAATTCAGCCTATTTGATACCCTCGCTCATCCTGCTCGTTGATGATCTGTTGCACAGTATTTCTTCTCAGGAGCGTATCCGCCAAATTGACAACAACCTCCTGATTGAAACAAAGAAAACATTGAATCAGCTGCTATTGGGCTTTGAAACTGTTGCTCCATTAAGTATCAGCTTCCAAATCGGCTTGATTAAAAAAGCCATCGCCCCAATAAATTCGGCCATAGAAGGTGATCCCCTAGAAGGTATTCAGATAATGGGGCTCTTGGAAAGTCGTTGTTTAAATTTTGACAACGTCTATATTCTAGGAGCAAATGAAGGCATTCTACCCAAAACGTCAAATTCACCTACTTTTATACCTAACAGCCTAAGAAGTGCTTATGGGCTTCCTATATTAGAAAATCAGGATGCCTTGTCGGCCTATTTATTTTATCGCCATTTTCAATACAGTGAAGGAATACATATTTTCTACAATGGCTTGGTTGACGAAAGCTCTACTGGCGAAGAAAGTCGCTTTATCAAACAGCTGGAGTTTGAAAGTAAATTTAGATTTGACCGAAAAATTCAGCAACAGACCATTCAATTTGCGGATAAAGCCCAAGAAATTGTTATTGAGAAGCGTGGCGAGGTTTGGGAAAAGATGTACCAGGACTTTATCGTCAACCAGAAACGGATATCTGCAACGGCACTGACGACTTATCTGCAGTCCCCGTTGCAATTTTTTCTAAAACATATTGCCGGCATTAAAGAGCCCCCTTCCATCTCTCAGGAATTTGAGATGAATAAACTGGGAACTGTCATCCACAATGTGATGGAGAAGATATTCCTACCGTTCAAAGGACAACAGGACTTTACGCCCACAAGTGTCTTGCAGAAGCAGTTCGACAAGGTAGAGGCACAGGTGATCCGTGAAATAGGCCTGCAATATCAGATCGAATTAAAGGCAACAAATGATTTAAACAGCTTGCAGCGGATCATGCTGAAAATTGCCTGCGAGTATGTCAAGATGTATCTCGAATATGACATCAACAACTACAAAGCATTTCGGATTATTGAACTCGAGAATGACAACGATTATGTACTGCCCTTTCCTATTCAGATCAATGGAGAAGAACAACAGGTCACACTTTACGGTATTATTGACCGGGTAGACGAGGTCGTAACACACGACGATCGTATTATCAGTAGAATTGTCGATTACAAAACAGGTGGTGATTCGATCATGTTTAAAGGAATTGATCAGGTATTTGCGCCAAACACCGAAAATAAGGCGATGGTCCAAACCCTATTCTATGCCTATGTATTCGAACAGAAGACAGGAAGAAAACAACTTGAACCCCATCTCTATGTTGCGCGTAAAATGCGGGAAGAGGGAACATTATTCAGTGGTAAAGAAGGGGTATTGACCGATGAATTCCTTGCTTTCCAGAAAGAGAATTTTGTCGAATTCTTGCGGGATACTCTTCAGGAAATCTTTAATCCGGCTATTCCATTTCGACATAATCCGGACACGGTAGTTTATCCAAGCGACCCTTATACACTATTCTACCGGGAAGCGAGTAAATGGGCTGATGCAGAAGAATAAGTACAACAAAGGCTTTTTAATTAGGGAGAGATCAAACTAAATGCGGTACATCAGTGGTACATAAAGTGTATTTAAAAACAAAAGGGGAATTTTACATTCCCCTTTCTATATTAACGTTTGTTTCTTTTGATTGCATTATTGGCTCGGCGTTTCGCCGTTTTGATTTTGTAATGGAACCAATGGTCTTTGAAGATCTTTCGCATGGTATTGTCAAAATGTCTCGTGATAAACAGATTACGCGCCCCCTTCAACTTTTCACTGATCGAATTTGCTAATGCCCTAACAGAAATCGAATAGCCCTCTGTCTCATATTGAATGTAATGCCACCAGCCTGCTGGCATATATAAGGTTTCGCCAGGATGAATGACCGCTTCATAACCTTCTAGGTACTTAATCCCGGGATATTCCTCTTCACTACTATATTTTGGGTTGGCAATACTATGAAAATTGTAGGGCAATTTGTACATCAAATCAGATTGATCATTCGGAAAAAGCCAAATACGTTTTAATCCTTGAAATTGAGAGATAAATACGTGTGACATATCAATATCGAAATGATTACGGGTACTTGACCCCTCTCCACCAAAGAACATAAATGGCAACCATTGCAAGACCTTACCTCCTGTGACATCATTATAAATAACATCGTTTTTCAGTTCAGGACGTATTTTGAGCAGATTGAACAAAAACAACCGTAACTCAGTAGGTTCTTTTGTGATCAGATCCAAATACTCTGCAAATGTCATATGGCCAACAGGAGCACTGGCAGCACGGTCCATTGATTCCTCCTCTTTTCCATAGACATCTATTTTTATATCTCCTGCGATTTCCTTAAAGTAATCATAACTCCATTTCTTCCATGCTGGACTTTCTGCACTGATAAAATCTGATATAATTACAGGAAAACCTGGTTTCAGATAATTCTTTAAGAAGTCCTCTGATTGAATGCCCGAAATTTTATCAACTTGCTTTAACTTCACGACTGACTAATTTTGCTTAATTACAAACATAAAAAAAATATTTCTATCAAATTTTAAAAATATTGCCTATGCTTTATTTTT
The Sphingobacterium multivorum genome window above contains:
- a CDS encoding PD-(D/E)XK nuclease family protein, whose translation is MQTAFLKLVAADIQKRFGNDLSEIAIVFNNKRPITYLKKHLSEVYGQAIWSPQFFTIQEFLRLSTDDTEASPLTQFFHLFNIHNELLVAEGKLPETLEEFYPIAEIILSDFGQLDYDLVPIEQIYLELYDNTKIDLAFQHLTQEQQGFIRQFWQSFSIAGHSGVQERFLQLWKRLPILYDRFKEKLKTEGQTNYPTVYRDLVEGKATNQQFASSFQHILFVGFNALNKAETKLFRQWQDEGRALFYFDADAYYLEDTMQEAGLFIRRNIFQTGLVNALGDSPNIIGNRTSTVNLYASTGKISQTKLLYDILERNNKMEQTSAILLADENLLVPLLQSLPEVKPNITTGYPLTQSPIYGILDLWLEVHLEISQFKKRKIPYQIIETFINHPLSMVSLADKLQIQKEIADKQLFEIALEELHIKSSLPQFFVPIENSAYLIPSLILLVDDLLHSISSQERIRQIDNNLLIETKKTLNQLLLGFETVAPLSISFQIGLIKKAIAPINSAIEGDPLEGIQIMGLLESRCLNFDNVYILGANEGILPKTSNSPTFIPNSLRSAYGLPILENQDALSAYLFYRHFQYSEGIHIFYNGLVDESSTGEESRFIKQLEFESKFRFDRKIQQQTIQFADKAQEIVIEKRGEVWEKMYQDFIVNQKRISATALTTYLQSPLQFFLKHIAGIKEPPSISQEFEMNKLGTVIHNVMEKIFLPFKGQQDFTPTSVLQKQFDKVEAQVIREIGLQYQIELKATNDLNSLQRIMLKIACEYVKMYLEYDINNYKAFRIIELENDNDYVLPFPIQINGEEQQVTLYGIIDRVDEVVTHDDRIISRIVDYKTGGDSIMFKGIDQVFAPNTENKAMVQTLFYAYVFEQKTGRKQLEPHLYVARKMREEGTLFSGKEGVLTDEFLAFQKENFVEFLRDTLQEIFNPAIPFRHNPDTVVYPSDPYTLFYREASKWADAEE
- a CDS encoding cupin-like domain-containing protein, which produces MKLKQVDKISGIQSEDFLKNYLKPGFPVIISDFISAESPAWKKWSYDYFKEIAGDIKIDVYGKEEESMDRAASAPVGHMTFAEYLDLITKEPTELRLFLFNLLKIRPELKNDVIYNDVTGGKVLQWLPFMFFGGEGSSTRNHFDIDMSHVFISQFQGLKRIWLFPNDQSDLMYKLPYNFHSIANPKYSSEEEYPGIKYLEGYEAVIHPGETLYMPAGWWHYIQYETEGYSISVRALANSISEKLKGARNLFITRHFDNTMRKIFKDHWFHYKIKTAKRRANNAIKRNKR